AGAAGCCGAACATCGTCGCGTCGGATCCGGCCGTTCGCGCCGGGCCCTCAGCCGCCCCCGCGGCGTCGTACATCGCCTCGATCTCGCTCACGCTCTCGGGCGAGATGAAGCTGTAGATCAGGTCGGGATTTCGCCAGGCGAGAAGTCCGAGCAGGAGCGCAAGGCCGTAGAAGAGCGCGTGCAGGCCCGCGACCAGCCGCCACTCGAGCCGGACCGCGCGCGGAAAGTCGATCGAGAGAAAGCGCCCGATCCCGCGAACCTCACCGGTTCGCGCCTGGTAGAGCAGCCGGTGACCCGCCAGCGCCAGGTCGTTCAGCTCCGTGACGAGCGTGCCGGAGACCTGTCGCTCGCGCGCGAGCGCCAGGTCGTGGCACAGCTGCCGGTACAGTGGCGGAAGCTCCGCGGCGCCGCGCGTCTCGCTGCGCTCGAGCTCCGCCAGCAGCCCGGCGAGGCGATCCCAGCGCGCCCGGCCCCGCGCTTCGAAGACCTCGAGCGTCACGCCCTGCGCCCGACCAGATACGCGGCGTGCGCGATCAGCCGCGATCGAGGATCGGAGTCGCCGACGAGCGAGCGGGGAATCGCGGCGAGCTCCGCCGCGCGCTCGGCCGAGAGACTGCCGGCTCGCTCCGCGAACGCGATCACGGCCGCCTGCTCCTCGAGCCCGAGCGGGAAGTCGGGCGCGAGCGGAGTCACCTCGGGAATCGGAGTCAGTCGCGCACGAGGAGTATCGGTGTGCACGACCAGCGTCCCGGCGGCGAGATCGCCGAGCCTGCGAAAGCTCGCGTCCGCGAGCATCGAAGCCAGTCCCGCCAGATAGAGCGCGGGCAGGAAGTCGGCGACCAGCAGGAAGTTGCGCAGCACCGACGCCGACCAGCCCACGGGCGTTCCGTTCTCCTGCAGCACGCGCAGGCCCAGAAGCCGCTTCCCCGGCGTCTGCCCGTGGGCGCGAACCTCGAAGAGAACCGGGTAGAACCAGAGCAGCGCGAAGAGCCCGATCAGGTACAGGCCGGTGCCCAGCCCCGCGAAGCCGGCGAACGCGACCTGGAGCGCGAGCGCGATCCCGCCCTGCAGCAGCGTGTCCACGCCCCAGGCGAGCGCCCGCGGCACCGGCCCCGCCACGCGCAGCGCCAGGTCGACTCCCTCCGGCGTCTGCACGGCGTGAACGGTGTCGATCATTCGACCCGGATCGTAGGTGGTAGCATCGCCAAATGCCCAGACCCTTCCGCTTCGCAGTCCAGGTCTCGACGCTGCCCGCCGACGGCTGGATCGAGCGCGTTCGCCGCTACGAACGGCTCGGCTACTCGACGGTCTTCTGTCCGGATCACTTCGGCTCGCAGTGGGATCCGACGGCGACGCTTTCGGCGGCGGCGGCCGTGACGACCAAGCTCAACGTCGGGTCGCTGGTCTACGACGTGGACTACCGCCACCCGGTGATCCACGCGAAGGGCGCGGCGACCATCCAGCTTCTCTCCGGCGGCCGGCACGAGTTCGGGATCGGCGCGGGCTGGATGCAGACCGACTACGACGAGGCGGGGATCGCCTACGACCGACCCGGCGTCCGCATCGAGCGGCTCGGCGAGGCGCTCGAGATCATCCGCAGCATGTGGGAGAACGAGCGCACGAGCTTTCGCGGCAAGCACTACCGGATCGAGAACATCGCGCAGGCCGCGCCGCTTCCCGCGGGCGGACGGCCGAAGATCCTGATCGGCGGCGGCGGGCCGCGGGTGCTGCGGCTGGCCGGCCGCCACGCCGACATCGTCGGCATCAACCCGAGGCTCGAGGAGGGCAAGGTCACGCAGCACACCGCCGCGGACCTCGCGCCCGAGCGCCTCGACGAGAAGGTTCGCAGCGTGCGCGAGGGCGCAGAGCGCGCGCGCCGGAGCTTCGGCGAGATCGAGCTGAACTCGCTCACGTTCATCGTCGCGATCACGGACGATCCGAAGGGCGTGCGCGCGGGGCTCGCCGCCAACACCGGCATGAGCGTGGAGCAGGTCGCCGACTGCCCGATCTTCCTCACCGGCTCTCCCGCCGAGATCCGCGACCGGCTCGAGAAGCGGCGCGAGCGCTTCGGGATCTCGTACATCGTGATCCACGGCGCGGACCAGGGCGTCGTCGAGAAGTTCGCGGAGCAGATCGTGACGCCGCTGTCCGGGAAGTGACCGGGCCACGCGCAGCTTCACCTAAAGCGGGCCCGACGCCGCTCCGATAGCTTCCCTGACATGAGCGCCAGGCTCCGCCCGGATCCACCGCTCTGGGAGCGCTACACCCGAACGGACGGGCGCATCCACCTGACGGGACTGCAGGCGCTCGTCCGAGTCGCGCTCGACCGGCTTCGCCGCGACGCGAGCGCGGGCCTGCGCACCGGGGCGTTCTTCTCCGGCTATCCCGGCTCGCCGCTCGCGGGCCTCGACGCGCTGCTCACGAGCCTCGCGCCGCTGCTCGCGCGCTCCGACGCGCGCTTCGTCCCCGGATTGAACGAGGAGCTCGCGGCCAGCGCCGTCGCCGGCACGCAGCTGGTCGAGAACTTCCCGCACGCTCGCTACGACGGCGTGCTCGGGGTCTGGTTCGGCAAGGCGCCCGGGCTCGATCGCGCGCTCGACGCGCTGCGGCACGCGAACTTCGTGGGCACGGGCGCGAGCGGCGGCGCGCTCGCGGTGGTCGGCGACGACCCGTTCTGCAAGAG
The Deltaproteobacteria bacterium genome window above contains:
- a CDS encoding stage II sporulation protein M, which codes for MAADRARRVSGRAQGVTLEVFEARGRARWDRLAGLLAELERSETRGAAELPPLYRQLCHDLALARERQVSGTLVTELNDLALAGHRLLYQARTGEVRGIGRFLSIDFPRAVRLEWRLVAGLHALFYGLALLLGLLAWRNPDLIYSFISPESVSEIEAMYDAAGAAEGPARTAGSDATMFGFYIWNNVSIAFRTFASGLAFGIGTLVSVVANALNLGLIASHLAREGSGEPFFSFVIGHGAFELTAILLSGAAGMRLGLAVLAPGARSRIAALRAAALRSLPIIAGAALMLVLAAAIEAFWSPREIPAQLKYAVGAGLWALVGVWLGAAGRSRAD
- a CDS encoding RDD family protein, yielding MIDTVHAVQTPEGVDLALRVAGPVPRALAWGVDTLLQGGIALALQVAFAGFAGLGTGLYLIGLFALLWFYPVLFEVRAHGQTPGKRLLGLRVLQENGTPVGWSASVLRNFLLVADFLPALYLAGLASMLADASFRRLGDLAAGTLVVHTDTPRARLTPIPEVTPLAPDFPLGLEEQAAVIAFAERAGSLSAERAAELAAIPRSLVGDSDPRSRLIAHAAYLVGRRA
- a CDS encoding TIGR03621 family F420-dependent LLM class oxidoreductase, producing the protein MPRPFRFAVQVSTLPADGWIERVRRYERLGYSTVFCPDHFGSQWDPTATLSAAAAVTTKLNVGSLVYDVDYRHPVIHAKGAATIQLLSGGRHEFGIGAGWMQTDYDEAGIAYDRPGVRIERLGEALEIIRSMWENERTSFRGKHYRIENIAQAAPLPAGGRPKILIGGGGPRVLRLAGRHADIVGINPRLEEGKVTQHTAADLAPERLDEKVRSVREGAERARRSFGEIELNSLTFIVAITDDPKGVRAGLAANTGMSVEQVADCPIFLTGSPAEIRDRLEKRRERFGISYIVIHGADQGVVEKFAEQIVTPLSGK